A section of the Procambarus clarkii isolate CNS0578487 chromosome 68, FALCON_Pclarkii_2.0, whole genome shotgun sequence genome encodes:
- the LOC123753398 gene encoding zwei Ig domain protein zig-8: MLTFLYVLGLLTVSACGGPEDVEAAYPLTEVTELTPLDHTSLTGALTADDEDDEAERLEDEEDEDEEEPYFDASMSPTYTAYLGKTATLTCIVHAAKSDKSVSWIRGRDLRILTVGRYTYTTDLRFEALHQQASTEWTLRVKSVQLRDQGNYECQITTKPIRTFNVFLKVVEPTVEVLGAPDIYVNRASMINLTCIVHHAPYPPEAITWFHNNHTISYTSPRGGVSVVEERGETTTSFLLLQQARATDSGTFTCQPEGMEPALATLHVLDGEHQAAMQTNSSCVCAPRLSAFLVVAFIVTCCAVL; encoded by the exons gtcTGTTGACGGTGTCTGCCTGCGGGGGACCTGAAGATGTCGAAGCCGCCTACCCGCTGACAGAGGTGACGGAACTGACGCCGCTCGACCACACCAGCCTGACGGGAGCCCTGACGGCTGACGACGAGGATGACGAAGCAGAGAGACTCGAGGAcgaggaggacgaggacgaggaggagCCCTACTTCGATGCCTCGATGTCCCCGACCTACACCGCTTACCTGGGCAAGACGGCCACTCTTACCTGTATAGTCCATGCCGCCAAGAGTGACAAGTCC GTGTCGTGGATACGGGGCCGGGACTTGAGGATCCTGACGGTGGGGCGATACACCTATACTACTGATCTCAGGTTCGAAGCGCTTCATCAGCAGGCGAGCACAGAGTGGACTCTCCGAGTCAAGTCCGTTCAGCTACGTGATCAAGGGAATTATGAATGTCAGATCACCACCAAACCCATCAGGACCTTCAACGTCTTCCTCAAGGTGGTAG agCCGACGGTGGAGGTCCTGGGCGCTCCAGACATCTACGTCAATAGAGCCAGTATGATCAACCTGACCTGCATTGTTCACCACGCTCCCTACCCCCCTGAGGCCATCACCTGGTTCCATAACAACCAT ACCATCAGCTACACGTCCCCCAGAGGAGGGGTGAGCGTGGTGGAAGAGCGAGGAGAGACCACTACCAGCTTCCTCTTACTTCAGCAGGCCAGAGCCACCGACTCCGGAACCTTCACTTGTCAGCCGGAGGGGATGGAGCCGGCCCTGGCCACCTTACATGTCCTGGACG GGGAGCACCAGGCGGCCATGCAGACCAACTCTAGCTGCGTCTGCGCCCCTAGGCTCTCCGCCTTCCTGGTCGTCGCCTTCATCGTCACCTGCTGCGCCGTCTTGTGA